Proteins from a single region of Prinia subflava isolate CZ2003 ecotype Zambia chromosome 10, Cam_Psub_1.2, whole genome shotgun sequence:
- the OLFM3 gene encoding noelin-3, giving the protein MRAPAGILNLLLLSLLAGLDPSKTQISPKEGWQVYSSAQDPDGRCICTVVAPEQNLCSRDAKSRQLRQLLEKVQNMSQSIEVLNLRTQRDFQYVLKMETQMKGLKAKFRQIEDDRKTLMTKHFQELKEKMDELLPLIPVLEQYKTDAKLITQFKEEIRNLSTVLTGIQEEIGAYDYEELHQRVVNLETRLRDCMKKLTCGKLMKITGPITVKISGTRFGAWMTDPLASEKNNRVWYMDSYTNNKIVREYKSIADFVSGAESRTYNLPFKWAGTNHVVYNGSLYFNKYQSNIIIKYSFDTGRVLAQRSLEYAGFHNVYPYTWGGFSDIDLMADEIGLWAVYATNQNAGNIVISQLNQDTLEVLKSWSTGYPKRSAGESFMICGTLYVTNSHLTGAKVYYSYSTKTSTYEYTDIPFHNQYFHISMLDYNARDRALYAWNNGHQVLFNVTLFHIIKTEDDT; this is encoded by the exons ACTCAGATTAGCCCCAAGGAAGGGTGGCAAGTTTACAGTTCAGCCCAGGATCCTGATGGCCGATGCATTTGCACTGTTGTTGCACCTGAACAAAACCTATGTTCAAGAGATGCCAAAAGCAGGCAACTCAGACAGCTACTAGAGAAG GTTCAGAATATGTCCCAATCTATTGAAGTTTTAAATCTACGGACTCAGAGGGATTTCcagtatgttttaaaaatggaaacacaGATGAAAGGGCTGAAGGCCAAGTTTCGGCAGATTGAGGATGATCGGAAGACGTTAATGACAAAGCACTTTCAG GAGTTGAAAGAAAAGATGGATGAGCTCCTGCCACTGATTCCAGTTCTGGAACAATACAAAACTGATGCCAAGTTGATCACACAGTTCAAGGAGGAAATTCGGAATCTGTCTACTGTGCTCACTGGGATTCAGGAAGAAATTGGTGCTTATGACTATGAGGAACTACACCAGCGTGTAGTCAATTTAGAAACCAGGCTCCGTGACTGCATGAAAAAGCTCA catgtGGCAAATTGATGAAAATTACAGGCCCCATTACAGTGAAGATTTCTGGAACCCGATTTGGAGCCTGGATGACGGATCCACTGGCGTCAGAGAAAAATAACCGA gtcTGGTACATGGACAGTTACACTAACAATAAAATTGTCCGTGAATACAAATCAATCGCAGACTTCGTCAGTGGGGCCGAGTCAAGGACATACAACCTTCCATTCAAATGGGCAGGAACCAACCACGTTGTCTACAACGGCTCCCTCTATTTCAACAAGTACCAGAGCAACATCATCATCAAGTACAGCTTTGACACGGGGCGGGTGCTGGCGCAGCGCAGCCTGGAGTACGCCGGCTTCCACAACGTCTACCCTTACACCTGGGGGGGCTTCTCCGACATCGACCTGATGGCAGACGAGATTGGGCTGTGGGCTGTCTATGCCACCAACCAGAACGCAGGCAACATTGTCATCAGCCAGCTCAACCAGGATACCCTGGAGGTGCTGAAGAGCTGGAGCACGGGCTACCCAAAGAGAAGCGCTGGAGAGTCCTTCATGATCTGTGGCACCTTGTATGTCACTAACTCGCACTTAACAGGAGCCAAGGTCTACTACTCCTACTCCACAAAAACCTCCACTTACGAGTACACAGACATTCCTTTCCATAATCAGTATTTTCATATATCCATGCTTGACTACAATGCAAGAGATAGAGCTCTCTATGCCTGGAATAATGGACATCAAGTCCTGTTTAACGTCACCCTTTTCCACATCATTAAAACTGAGGATGacacataa